In Agromyces sp. G08B096, a genomic segment contains:
- a CDS encoding ABC transporter ATP-binding protein has product MSTVFGVQGEERHEYTKAESRQIRRRSLRLLGSLMQPLRPQLWLTMAVIVVSTAAQVAGPAIIAYGIDQGLPALLKQDWMPVGLAGLAYLITGLAGAFLVAGYIRLAARISQAVLIDLRTRVFLHTQKLSLEFHESYTSGRIISRQTSDLDSIRELLDEGLNQLVRGVLYMVFTAVTLVVMDALSGLVLLGALVPLVFLTRWFQVRSQRLFRRSRVASAKLIVQFVETMTGIRAVQAFRKERRNEHEFGELVEDYRDVNARVLGLFAVYNPSLALIGNTAVALVLLIGGFRVVDGALEVGVLLAAVLYTKRFFDPMEELAMFYNSYQSAASALEKISGVLEEEPSVPDPVKPVDLWTAEGNIRFDGVEFAYTADRVILPRFDLELPAGQTVALVGSTGAGKSTLAKLIARFYDPTDGRVSLDGVDLRDLHPKDLRRAIVMVTQEAYLFSGTVADNIGLGRPDAPFEEIVRAAKAVGAHEFIESLPNGYDTDVNKRGGRVSAGQRQLISFARAFLANPAVLILDEATSSLDIPSERLVQEGLTKLLADRTAVIIAHRLSTVAIADRVLVMEHGRIVEDGSPAELIRGTGRFAALHAAWRDSLV; this is encoded by the coding sequence ATGAGCACCGTGTTCGGTGTGCAGGGCGAGGAGCGCCACGAGTACACGAAGGCCGAGTCCCGGCAGATCCGGCGCCGGAGCCTCCGGCTGCTCGGGTCGCTGATGCAGCCGCTCCGGCCGCAGCTGTGGCTCACGATGGCGGTCATCGTCGTTTCGACGGCCGCGCAGGTGGCGGGTCCGGCGATCATCGCGTACGGCATCGACCAGGGGCTGCCGGCCCTGCTGAAGCAGGACTGGATGCCGGTCGGTCTCGCGGGGCTGGCGTACCTCATCACGGGCCTCGCGGGGGCCTTCCTCGTGGCGGGCTACATCCGGCTGGCCGCGCGGATCAGCCAGGCCGTGCTGATCGACCTGCGGACGCGGGTGTTCCTGCACACGCAGAAGCTCTCGCTGGAGTTCCACGAGTCGTACACGTCCGGCCGCATCATCTCGCGGCAGACGAGCGATCTCGACTCCATCAGGGAGCTCCTCGACGAGGGCCTCAACCAGCTCGTCCGCGGCGTGCTCTACATGGTGTTCACGGCCGTCACCCTCGTCGTGATGGACGCGCTGTCGGGGCTCGTACTGCTCGGCGCGCTCGTGCCGCTGGTGTTCCTCACCCGCTGGTTCCAGGTGCGGTCGCAGCGTCTGTTCCGCCGGTCGCGCGTCGCGAGCGCGAAGCTCATCGTGCAGTTCGTGGAGACCATGACGGGCATCCGCGCGGTGCAGGCGTTCCGCAAGGAGCGCCGCAACGAGCACGAGTTCGGCGAGCTCGTCGAGGACTACCGCGACGTCAACGCCCGGGTGCTCGGCCTGTTCGCGGTCTACAACCCGTCGCTCGCCCTCATCGGCAACACCGCGGTCGCGCTCGTGCTGCTGATCGGCGGCTTCCGCGTCGTCGACGGCGCGCTCGAGGTCGGGGTGCTGCTCGCCGCGGTGCTCTACACGAAGCGCTTCTTCGACCCGATGGAGGAGCTGGCGATGTTCTACAACTCCTACCAGTCGGCCGCGAGCGCGCTCGAGAAGATCTCGGGCGTGCTCGAGGAGGAGCCGAGCGTGCCCGATCCGGTGAAGCCGGTCGACCTCTGGACGGCCGAGGGGAACATCCGGTTCGACGGCGTCGAGTTCGCCTACACCGCAGACCGGGTCATCCTGCCGCGGTTCGACCTGGAGCTGCCCGCGGGGCAGACGGTCGCGCTCGTGGGCTCGACGGGCGCCGGGAAGTCGACGCTCGCGAAGCTCATCGCGAGGTTCTACGACCCGACCGACGGGCGCGTGAGCCTCGACGGCGTCGACCTGCGCGACCTGCACCCGAAGGACCTCCGCCGGGCGATCGTGATGGTCACCCAGGAGGCATACCTGTTCTCGGGGACGGTGGCCGACAACATCGGCCTCGGGCGACCGGATGCCCCGTTCGAGGAGATCGTCCGTGCGGCGAAGGCGGTCGGCGCGCACGAGTTCATCGAGTCGCTGCCGAACGGCTACGACACCGACGTGAACAAGCGCGGCGGCCGCGTGAGCGCCGGTCAGCGTCAGCTGATCTCGTTCGCGCGCGCGTTCCTCGCGAACCCCGCCGTGCTGATCCTCGACGAGGCGACGAGCTCGCTCGACATCCCGAGCGAGCGCCTCGTGCAGGAGGGCCTGACGAAGCTGCTCGCCGACCGCACGGCGGTCATCATCGCGCACCGCCTCTCGACGGTCGCGATCGCCGACCGCGTGCTCGTGATGGAGCACGGCCGGATCGTCGAGGACGGTTCGCCGGCCGAGCTCATCCGCGGCACGGGCCGGTTCGCGGCGCTGCACGCGGCGTGGCGGGACTCGCTGGTGTAG
- a CDS encoding Type 1 glutamine amidotransferase-like domain-containing protein, whose translation MSVHLLGGGALEPTDAPLYATFLAEAGARAGTAGRTVPRVAILSIHPGGPERAEVLHRVLAAAGEVEVHVTSSPGGEELPPTAIADVDGILVGGGIVEEVRSGLEPLFGELRRQVASGVPYLGVSAGAMVAAEGALGGGTRIDGVVVCPEDPDEPGPELEVEPGIGLVDVSVDVHVAQRGTLSRLVAAVEAGLVDGALGIDERTVLIVGDGSLRVEGSGSVWRVLRGGGGVLVSTIGG comes from the coding sequence GTGAGCGTCCACCTGCTGGGCGGCGGCGCGCTGGAGCCGACGGATGCCCCGCTCTACGCCACGTTCCTCGCCGAGGCGGGGGCACGTGCCGGTACGGCAGGGCGCACAGTGCCGAGGGTGGCCATCCTGTCGATTCACCCCGGCGGGCCCGAGCGCGCCGAGGTGCTGCACCGCGTGCTCGCCGCGGCCGGCGAGGTCGAGGTGCACGTGACGAGCTCGCCCGGCGGCGAGGAGCTGCCGCCGACCGCGATCGCGGACGTCGACGGCATCCTCGTCGGCGGCGGCATCGTCGAGGAGGTCCGTTCGGGGCTCGAACCGCTCTTCGGCGAGCTGCGCCGCCAGGTCGCGTCCGGCGTGCCCTATCTCGGCGTCTCGGCCGGTGCCATGGTCGCCGCGGAGGGCGCCCTCGGCGGCGGCACCCGCATCGACGGCGTGGTCGTCTGCCCCGAGGATCCCGACGAGCCCGGCCCCGAGCTCGAGGTGGAGCCCGGCATCGGCCTCGTCGACGTCTCGGTCGACGTGCACGTCGCGCAGCGCGGCACGCTCTCCCGGCTGGTCGCCGCGGTCGAAGCCGGACTCGTCGACGGTGCGCTCGGCATCGACGAGCGCACCGTCCTGATCGTCGGCGACGGCAGCCTCCGCGTCGAGGGCAGCGGCAGCGTGTGGCGAGTGCTCCGCGGCGGCGGCGGCGTGCTGGTCTCGACGATCGGGGGCTGA
- a CDS encoding ABC transporter ATP-binding protein: MWALAASAAAALLAQLVSLTIPQVLQWIVDGPLTDGDRGAIVPLSLLVFGLGALEAAMFALRRWIVLTPSTRVEARMRNALYAKLQDLPVSFHDRWPSGQLLSRAVSDLGLVRRWLAFGLVLLVVNLLVIVIGAAILISMSWVLGLVYLACSVPLWIVGYRFEGRYSEVSRRSQDQSGDLATAVEESVHGIRVLKAFGRGKHALSTFRAQAESLRSTEIEKARLDANIWVWILVVPAVALAICLVLGVWLAAQGELTVGELVAFFATATVLAWPIESIGFLLAFSLDARTATDRFFDILDEPNRVGDPARPVSIERPRGELAFTDVHFRYQDSPERFGDLLDGVDLVLRPGETMALVGLTGCGKTTMTALTTRLYDVTGGSVTLDGVDVRALTREELRRHIAMAFEDATLFSASVRENVLLGRPELAGDDPETRAEADRVLTEALRIAQAGFAYDLPEGLETKVGEEGMSLSGGQRQRLALARAVAADPAVLVLDDPLSALDVATEEKVEAELRSVLADTTALIVAHRPSTVMLADRVALLEEGRITAVGTHQELLRDSEHYRFVISSLEDEERRAEAQEADLFDDDLDDRKEAVR, from the coding sequence ATCTGGGCCTTGGCGGCCAGCGCCGCGGCCGCGCTGCTCGCCCAGCTCGTCTCGCTCACCATCCCGCAGGTCCTGCAGTGGATCGTCGACGGGCCGCTCACCGACGGCGACCGCGGGGCCATCGTTCCGCTGTCGCTGCTGGTCTTCGGCCTCGGCGCCCTCGAGGCGGCGATGTTCGCGCTCCGGCGTTGGATCGTGCTCACCCCGAGCACGCGCGTGGAGGCCCGGATGCGCAACGCCCTCTACGCCAAGCTCCAGGACCTCCCCGTGAGCTTCCACGACCGCTGGCCGAGCGGCCAGCTGCTCTCCCGAGCGGTCAGCGACCTCGGCCTGGTCCGGCGCTGGCTCGCCTTCGGGCTCGTGCTGCTCGTGGTGAACCTCCTCGTCATCGTCATCGGCGCGGCGATCCTCATCTCCATGAGCTGGGTGCTCGGCCTCGTCTACCTCGCCTGCTCGGTCCCCCTCTGGATCGTCGGGTACCGGTTCGAGGGCCGCTACTCCGAAGTCAGCCGTCGCAGCCAGGATCAGTCCGGCGACCTCGCGACCGCCGTGGAGGAGTCGGTGCACGGCATCCGCGTGCTGAAGGCGTTCGGGCGCGGCAAGCACGCCCTGTCGACGTTCCGTGCGCAGGCCGAGTCGCTGCGCTCGACGGAGATCGAGAAGGCGCGTCTCGACGCGAACATCTGGGTGTGGATCCTCGTGGTCCCCGCCGTGGCGCTCGCGATCTGCCTCGTGCTCGGCGTCTGGCTCGCCGCGCAAGGCGAGCTCACCGTGGGTGAGCTCGTCGCGTTCTTCGCGACCGCGACCGTGCTGGCGTGGCCGATCGAGTCGATCGGCTTCCTGCTCGCGTTCTCGCTCGACGCCCGCACCGCGACCGACCGGTTCTTCGACATCCTCGACGAGCCGAACCGCGTCGGCGATCCGGCGCGACCCGTGTCGATCGAGCGTCCGCGCGGTGAGCTGGCCTTCACCGACGTGCACTTCCGCTACCAGGACTCGCCCGAGCGCTTCGGCGACCTGCTCGACGGCGTCGACCTCGTGCTGCGGCCCGGTGAGACGATGGCGCTCGTGGGCCTCACCGGATGCGGCAAGACCACGATGACCGCCCTCACGACGAGGCTCTACGACGTCACGGGCGGCTCGGTCACGCTCGACGGCGTGGACGTCCGCGCGCTCACGCGCGAAGAGCTGCGCCGGCACATCGCGATGGCGTTCGAGGACGCGACGCTGTTCTCGGCGTCGGTGCGCGAGAACGTGCTGCTCGGCCGCCCCGAGCTGGCCGGCGACGACCCCGAGACCCGGGCCGAGGCCGACCGGGTGCTGACCGAGGCGCTGCGCATCGCGCAGGCGGGATTCGCCTACGACCTGCCCGAGGGCCTCGAGACGAAGGTCGGCGAGGAGGGCATGAGCCTCTCCGGCGGCCAGCGTCAGCGCCTCGCGCTCGCCCGCGCGGTCGCGGCCGACCCGGCGGTGCTCGTGCTCGACGACCCGCTCTCGGCGCTCGACGTCGCGACGGAGGAGAAGGTCGAGGCCGAGCTCCGCTCGGTGCTCGCCGACACCACCGCGCTCATCGTGGCCCACCGGCCCTCGACGGTCATGCTGGCCGACCGGGTCGCGCTCCTCGAGGAGGGCCGCATCACGGCCGTGGGCACCCACCAGGAGCTGCTGCGCGACTCCGAGCACTACCGGTTCGTGATCTCCAGCCTGGAAGACGAGGAGCGCCGGGCCGAGGCCCAGGAGGCCGACCTGTTCGACGACGATCTCGACGACCGGAAGGAGGCCGTGCGATGA